One Arvicanthis niloticus isolate mArvNil1 chromosome 3, mArvNil1.pat.X, whole genome shotgun sequence DNA segment encodes these proteins:
- the C3H10orf71 gene encoding cardiac-enriched FHL2-interacting protein — MQGNKKCTDGFSDTSSIGSVLDDADREVSNLTDRAFRSLCISEDTSFHDSDLALSPDITSQVSGTFHQETVSHANRKSGIWSQLPSQGTEHSGWAATLQQQPKYVQGEEKYPKNSPLPIPVQRRLEVPISGLRSNNKPISKVSSLIRSFDRTETQPCDSRPPPSKPPALKNPPKFTHPPESGVNFCFDSAFLTVRRVPAEVSNTHQSSHQPGRAPGEQESPKNPEIASHGSESLLRTPDHVASSFEPKFPSPPLKPAKAEPGRGKEWIPRRTFLHSENSAFESWDTHQPKLRERKDIAETTPESKVPKHYEDMPLLKEPYPAESKVSPCQGRANCAQEEDRSPSGIQSTSGARGARDPRFLFPVEGNASQIDSQVKRSQAPWRKPKTSKGGTDGPHDALEDKKQPNRRVLPLYSKLNPQGQLPENGVLDMPEEPNDHYSPPFNISKLLTPIISTKHVLETSDTQPVEISPSPPGQLNGYQEKESNDAQSRDSYKSKAPSLLFNLKDVRKRVKSTYSPLPLLKGLDEKARGKLDSKQELLSNGVTLPNGLEENPPAELLKETTDDAPSVLHSSTQKDPAINSRESFADSHPTLISPSASSKTHFCINGEAADRNSNEKKEANGESEQDSSEGGWHPDAKESLPRKHLSLKLFNRESETGQTIEKMKPHQVENGLSRSISQETEPERETGFQNLPLNQKFSPGPLSPEEEDVFYSDSQSDFTPCLQTKAKFSTSSSDQSFASFEDQQKMWFTEGPREDRKSHVSAGDNQKEEKETEVEKEEPQQCALRNEHRDVDEHRREEIQRKAQSVSGGRPRKASVEEVNARGSWMGSDKDTALSYAKDSTPLPASTNKHRLFPIKDNTLRATPVIKPIILPLLRTVSSEDSLSGGHKENELPRQQWGEDAGGHCAPESQEMSNTLLSLNVPGTQQKCVVYEGVEEDPVHTAAQDETSQQTWKGSLSFLPLVEEGGRMKPPPDTASEALAQEKSRSADSGKLEAPQNIPTIALPPDDLEDSPHSLPQHACWEEQGFKGHFLAAPRAGPSGRRLVPSEAGTSPNPSSLGESSTCSPAASSIWEEASQAAGEHWQRQEPPGPRPWASPGPTGLTRREDMTHGLTWEAEGSDPQLERLADFRTLSPRGILLADAAEKPEPPSLLERATGKPPAVPPKTEKALRRAKKLASKRRKSDQIVEKHAEAWEGKSFTEDTQGTEQRPVSPGKGPRPRFPAIRSLPPPTHRHSVSCGWEPAGRRPWGPQSLTPLPPYPATQKVLQDPQSGQYFVFDVPLQVKIKTFYDPETGKYVKVSVPSSEETSSEPPLQDALVAPYLLYPGFRPVPVTSLMPLRCSSQLAAPTFLRQGSGHRPQSSQGARLQPPPEQLGEPTHHASAQRPRGPPHSPEEEGAEAPSLSIISTDDLEDFATEGVS; from the coding sequence ATGCAGGGAAACAAAAAATGCACAGACGGGTTCAGTGATACCTCCAGCATTGGCAGCGTGCTGGATGACGCAGACAGGGAGGTGAGTAACCTCACAGACCGGGCCTTCCGGAGTTTGTGCATCTCAGAGGACACATCCTTCCATGACTCTGACCTGGCTCTGTCCCCAGATATCACCAGCCAGGTATCAGGGACTTTTCATCAAGAAACAGTGAGCCATGCCAACAGAAAAAGTGGGATTTGGAGCCAGCTTCCATCTCAAGGCACAGAGCATTCTGGCTGGGCAGCCACCTTACAACAGCAACCCAAGTACGTTCAGGGGGAGGAAAAGTACCCCAAAAACAGTCCTCTGCCAATACCAGTCCAGAGGAGACTGGAGGTGCCCATTTCTGGCCTGAGGAGCAACAACAAGCCCATCTCCAAAGTCTCATCACTTATCAGATCTTTTGACAGGACAGAGACTCAACCTTGTGACAGCCGGCCTCCTCCAAGCAAGCCCCCAGCTCTCAAAAATCCTCCCAAGTTTACACATCCCCCAGAAAGTGGTGTCAACTTCTGCTTTGATTCGGCCTTTCTGACTGTCAGGAGGGTGCCTGCTGAAGTCTCCAACACCCATCAGAGCAGCCACCAGCCTGGCAGGGCTCCTGGAGAACAAGAGTCTCCCAAGAACCCAGAAATAGCATCTCATGGCTCAGAAAGCCTCCTCCGGACACCTGACCATGTGGCTAGCTCATTTGAGCCAAAGTTTCCCTCTCCACCTCTCAAGCCAGCCAAAGCTGAgccaggaagagggaaggagtgGATTCCCAGGAGGACTTTTCTGCACAGTGAAAACAGTGCCTTTGAGTCATGGGATACCCACCAACCAAAGCTCCGGGAGAGAAAGGACATTGCTGAAACCACCCCAGAAAGCAAAGTCCCTAAACATTATGAGGACATGCCCTTGCTAAAGGAGCCCTACCCTGCAGAGTCCAAAGTCTCCCCCTGCCAGGGTAGAGCTAACTGTGCTCAGGAAGAGGACAGGTCACCATCGGGAATCCAGTCCACATCTGGAGCCAGGGGTGCCAGGGATCCAAGATTTCTATTCCCTGTAGAGGGAAATGCTTCACAGATTGACTCTCAAGTGAAGCGGAGTCAGGCTCCATGGAGGAAGCCAAAGACTAGCAAAGGAGGGACAGATGGTCCACATGATGCTTTGGAAGACAAGAAACAGCCCAATAGGAGAGTTCTGCCTCTGTATTCAAAGCTCAACCCTCAGGGTCAACTTCCAGAAAATGGTGTTCTAGACATGCCAGAGGAGCCCAATGACCATTACAGTCCCCCTTTTAACATCAGTAAACTTCTCACCCCAATTATATCTACAAAGCATGTCCTGGAAACTTCAGACACCCAACCAGTGGAAATAAGCCCATCCCCTCCAGGACAGCTAAATGGATACCAGGAGAAGGAGTCCAATGACGCTCAGTCTCGAGATAGCTATAAATCCAAAGCGCCCAGTCTGCTGTTCAACCTCAAGGATGTTCGGAAGCGCGTCAAGAGCACATACAGCCCCCTACCTCTCTTAAAAGGCTTGGATGAGAAAGCCAGAGGTAAGCTTGATAGCAAGCAAGAACTTCTGAGCAATGGAGTCACCCTTCCCAATGGGCTTGAAGAAAACCCTCCCGCTGAGCTCTTGAAGGAGACGACAGATGATGCCCCTAGCGTTTTACACAGCAGTACCCAGAAGGATCCTGCTATCAACTCTAGAGAATCATTTGCAGACAGCCACCCGACCCTCATTTCACCTTCAGCTAGCTCCAAAACCCACTTCTGCATCAATGGGGAAGCTGCAGACAGGAATAGTAATGAGAAGAAGGAAGCCAATGGAGAGTCAGAGCAGGATTCCTCTGAGGGTGGCTGGCATCCAGACGCCAAGGAAAGCCTTCCCCGGAAACATCTCTCCCTGAAACTCTTTAACAGGGAGTCTGAAACAGGACAGACTATAGAGAAAATGAAGCCCCACCAGGTGGAGAATGGGCTCTCGAGATCCATCTCCCAAGAGACAGAGCCTGAGCGAGAAACAGGGTTCCAGAATCTACCCTTGAACCAAAAGTTCTCCCCAGGACCCCTTTCCCCTGAGGAGGAGGATGTGTTTTACAGTGACAGCCAGTCTGATTTTACTCCATGCCTGCAAACAAAGGCTAAATTCAGCACCAGCTCTTCAGACCAATCCTTTGCTTCTTTTGAAGATCAGCAGAAGATGTGGTTTACGGAAGGCCCCCGGGAAGACAGGAAAagtcatgtgagtgcaggtgataatcagaaggaagagaaggagaccGAGGTGGAGAAAGAAGAGCCGCAGCAATGTGCCTTACGTAATGAACATAGAGATGTGGATGAGCACAGACGggaggaaatacaaagaaaagcacAAAGTGTTTCGGGAGGAAGACCCAGGAAGGCATCTGTGGAGGAAGTCAATGCCAGAGGCTCTTGGATGGGCTCGGATAAGGATACAGCTCTTTCATATGCCAAGGACTCAACCCCCTTGCCAGCTTCTACCAACAAGCACAGACTGTTCCCAATTAAAGATAACACACTCAGGGCCACCCCGGTGATAAAACCTATTATTCTGCCTCTCCTGAGGACAGTCTCCTCAGAGGACTCACTTAGTGGTGGACACAAAGAGAATGAATTGCCAAGGCAACAGTGGGGCGAAGATGCTGGCGGCCACTGTGCCCCAGAAAGCCAGGAAATGTCTAACACTCTACTATCCCTTAACGTGCCAGGCACACAGCAGAAATGTGTGGTGTATGAGGGAGTGGAGGAGGACCCAGTACACACTGCAGCCCAGGATGAGACTTCTCAGCAAACCTGGAAGGGGAGTCTCTCTTTTCTACCACTGGTGGAAGAGGGGGGCAGAATGAAACCACCCCCAGATACAGCCAGCGAAGCGCTAGCACAGGAAAAAAGCAGATCTGCAGACTCAGGGAAACTGGAGGCTCCACAGAATATCCCCACCATCGCTCTACCCCCAGATGATTTAGAAGACTCTCCCCACTCCTTGCCACAACATGCCTGTTGGGAAGAACAAGGTTTCAAAGGCCACTTTTTGGCTGCACCCAGAGCAGGACCTTCAGGAAGAAGGCTGGTTCCCAGTGAGGCAGGGACTTCTCCCAACCCCAGCTCTCTAGGAGAGAGCAGCACATGCTCCCCTGCAGCCAGCAGTATTTGGGAAGAAGCTTCCCAGGCTGCTGGGGAACACTGGCAGCGCCAAGAGCCTCCTGGCCCCCGCCCCTGGGCCAGCCCGGGTCCTACAGGGCTCACTAGGAGGGAGGACATGACACATGGCCTCACGTGGGAAGCTGAAGGTTCAGATCCCCAACTGGAGAGGTTGGCAGATTTCAGGACCCTCTCTCCGAGAGGCATTTTGCTAGCTGACGCTGCTGAGAAACCTGAGCCCCCTTCTCTGCTGGAGAGGGCCACAGGCAAGCCCCCTGCAGTCCCACCCAAGACGGAGAAGGCCCTGCGCAGGGCAAAGAAGCTGGCAAGCAAGAGGAGAAAGAGTGATCAGATAGTGGAGAAGCATGCCGAGGCCTGGGAGGGCAAGTCCTTCACGGAGGACACCCAGGGGACAGAGCAAAGGCCTGTATCTCCTGGAAAGGGGCCTCGGCCCAGGTTCCCAGCCATCcgctccctgcccccacccacacaccgCCACTCGGTGTCCTGTGGCTGGGAGCCCGCAGGGAGGCGGCCTTGGGGACCCCAGTCCCTCACACCTCTTCCCCCTTACCCTGCCACCCAGAAGGTGCTCCAGGATCCCCAGTCAGGACAATACTTTGTCTTTGATGTGCCTCTCCAAGTGAAAATCAAGACTTTCTATGACCCCGAGACTGGCAAGTATGTCAAggtctctgtcccttcctctgagGAAACTTCCTCAGAGCCACCTCTGCAGGATGCCCTGGTTGCTCCCTACCTACTGTACCCCGGTTTCAGGCCAGTGCCTGTGACTTCCTTGATGCCTCTGCGCTGTTCCTCCCAGCTTGCAGCTCCCACCTTTCTCAGGCAGGGTTCTGGCCACAggccccagagttcccagggcgCTAGACTGCAGCCTCCTCCTGAACAGCTGGGTGAACCCACCCATCATGCCTCAGCCCAGCGCCCCCGTGGGCCTCCCCATAGTCCAGAGGAAGAGGGTGCAGAAGCTCCAAGCTTAAGTATCATCTCCACAGATGACCTAGAGGACTTTGCCACAGAGGGTGTTTCTTGA